A single region of the Drosophila miranda strain MSH22 chromosome 2, D.miranda_PacBio2.1, whole genome shotgun sequence genome encodes:
- the LOC108154292 gene encoding uncharacterized protein LOC108154292 — protein sequence MDKKLDIMINKMDRNTAEMVALRSEIGSIKAKVCGEIRKPKEVLPCQPLTTIQELNHFEHKLQEESFFKNVTAELMMSGEKAFDKWIQSSWRSIVSDEVARQCSWRGTEAKKCIRGLRVTLAIRTGFNERFSLEDVDFDRITQKFFQYAQDRVSKGQKQIKFNSLI from the exons ATGGACAAAAAATTGGACATCATGATTAATAAAATGGACCGAAACACAGCGGAAATGGTGGCTCTTCGTTCCGAAATTGGCTCCATTAAGGCGAAGGTTTGTGGAGAGATCCGCAAACCTAAAGAAGTTCTGCCTTGCCAACCGCTCACAACAATTCAAGAATTAAACCATTTTGAGCATAAATTGCAGGAAGAAAGTTTCTTCAAAAATGTG ACCGCAGAGTTAATGATGTCGGGCGAGAAAGCATTCGACAAATGGATTCAGAGTTCTTGGCGTTCAATTGTGTCCGACGAGGTCGCACGACAGTGCTCTTGGCGGGGCACAGAGGCAAAAAAGTGCATTAGGGGCTTGCGGGTTACTCTAGCCATCCGTA CGGGATTTAATGAAAGATTTTCGTTAGAGGACGTCGATTTCGACCGAATCACGCAAAAATTCTTCCAGTACGCCCAGGACAGAGTGTCGAAGGGgcaaaaacaaattaaatttaattcaCTAATATAA